From the genome of Eublepharis macularius isolate TG4126 chromosome 12, MPM_Emac_v1.0, whole genome shotgun sequence, one region includes:
- the LOC129339355 gene encoding olfactory receptor 14A16-like, whose translation MEETLSQDECPMATLRIIQRNHMENQSTVTEFLLMGFADDRAGQILHFVIFLSVYMIALFVNILIITVVSINYKLHTPMYFFLVNLSFSDVCLISVTVPKSMSNSLTNNKVISFYDCVTQIFLVISFVGVELAMLSVMAYDRYVAICHPLQYRLIMNWGACAQMAAASWIISVMHGVLQTSLTFRLSFCGSNIVEQFFCDIPQLLKISCTDTKVNQNLIFIIGSVVCAFVFGSIFFSYGYIFSTVLKIPSVQGRYKAFFTCTPHLTVFSLFILTAMFSYLRPKALSTPTVELVSAVMYCVLPPALNPIIYSIRNKDIQEAVGKMPLKIKSLIR comes from the exons ATGGAAGAGACATTATCTCAGGATGAATGCCCGATGGCTACTCTAAG AATAATTCAAAGAAATCACATGGAAAATCAGTCTACTGTGACAGAGTTTCTTCTGATGGGATTTGCTGATGATCGTGCAGGGCAAATTTTGCATTTTGTGATATTCCTCTCCGTTTATATGATAGCCTTATTTGTGAATATTCTCATAATCACAGTTGTGTCCATCAACTACAAGCTTCATACCCCCATGTACTTTTTTTTGGTGAATCTGTCATTCTCCGATGTGTGTCTTATTTCTGTCACTGTCCCCAAATCCATGTCCAATTCCTTAACAAACAACAAAGTGATCTCTTTCTATGATTGTGTCACTCAGATTTTCTTAGTTATCAGTTTCGTAGGTGTTGAGCTAGCCATGCTGAGTGTCATGGCTTATGACCGCTACGTAGCCATCTGCCATCCTCTGCAGTACCGATTAATCATGAATTGGGGTGCCTGTGCTCAGATGGCAGCTGCTTCCTGGATCATCAGTGTGATGCATGGTGTGCTACAAACTAGTCTCACCTTTAGGTTAAGCTTCTGTGGATCCAATATTGTTGAGCAGTTTTTCTGTGATATTCCCCAGCTGCTAAAGATCTCCTGCACAGATACAAAAGTGAATCAAAATCTGATATTCATAATTGGGAGTGTTGTGTGTGCCTTCGTGTTTGGGTCCATCTTTTTCTCCTATGGCTACATCTTCTCCACTGTGCTTAAGATTCCATCAGTTCAGGGCAGATATAAAGCCTTCTTTACCTGCACTCCTCATTTGACGGTCTTTTCTTTATTTATCCTCACAGCTATGTTTTCCTATTTGAGGCCTAAAGCACTTTCCACTCCAACTGTGGAACTGGTTTCGGCTGTTATGTATTGTGTTTTACCACCAGCACTGAATCCTATCATTTATAGCATCAGGAATAAGGATATCCAAGAGGCTGTAGGGAAAATGCCCCTTAAAATTAAAAGTCTAATTAGATGA
- the LOC129339354 gene encoding olfactory receptor 14A16-like: MAQKNQIANQSTVTQFLLMTFSDDHDMQILHFAIFLSTYFLALVGNCLIVVAVILNYHLHTPMYFFLVNLSLIDACVISTTVPKSMAISLTNNTRISFSGCVTQVFIVVMCVTAELATLTVMAYDRYVAICHPLQYRLIMNWDACAQMAAASWISSVMHAVLETGVTFRLRFCASNIIEQFFCDIPQLQKISCTDTKVNEQLILILGFIVDSFMFVFIFVSYGYIFSAVLKIPSVQGRHKAFSTCTPHLAVFSLFIITAVFSYMRPKALSSPTLDLISAVVYTVLPPVLNPIIYSLRNKDIQEGMRKIPLKIKKLIA; the protein is encoded by the coding sequence ATGGCTCAAAAAAATCAAATAGCCAATCAGTCAACTGTGACACAGTTTCTTCTAATGACATTTTCTGATGACCATGACATGCAAATTCTGCATTTTGCAATTTTTCTCTCCACTTATTTCTTGGCTCTAGTAGGAAATTGTCTCATTGTTGTAGCTGTGATCTTGAACTATCACCTCCACACCCCTATGTACTTTTTCTTGGTGAATTTATCACTGATAGATGCCTGTGTTATCTCTACCACTGTCCCTAAATCCATGGCCATTTCCTTGACAAACAACACTCGGATTTCTTTCTCTGGATGTGTCACACAGGTCTTCATTGTTGTCATGTGCGTCACTGCAGAACTTGCCACACTCACTGTCATGGCTTACGACCGCTATGTAGCCATCTGCCATCCTCTACAGTACAGATTAATCATGAATTGGGATGCCTGTGCTCAGATGGCAGCTGCTTCCTggatcagcagtgtgatgcatgCAGTGTTAGAAACTGGAGTCACATTCAGGTTAAGGTTCTGTGCATCCAATATTATTGAGCAGTTTTTCTGCGATATCCCTCAGCTACAAAAGATCTCTTGCACGGATACAAAGGTTAATGAACAATTGATTCTCATTCTTGGGTTTATAGTTGATTCCTTCATGTTTGTGTTCATCTTTGTTTCCTATGGCTACATCTTCTCTGCAGTCCTGAAGATTCCATCTGTTCAAGGCAGACACAAAGCCTTCTCCACCTGCACTCCCCACCTGGCTGTCTTTTCTTTATTTATCATCACTGCCGTCTTTTCCTACATGAGGCCCAAAGCACTTTCCTCTCCAACCCTGGATTTGATCTCTGCTGTTGTGTATACTGTTCTACCACCAGTCCTGAATCCAATCATTTATAGCCTCAGGAACAAGGATATCCAAGAGGGTATGCGGAAAATACCCCTCAAAATTAAGAAACTCATTGCatga